One genomic segment of Tripterygium wilfordii isolate XIE 37 chromosome 9, ASM1340144v1, whole genome shotgun sequence includes these proteins:
- the LOC120005991 gene encoding protein CROWDED NUCLEI 4-like, with the protein MATNHLKSFTYELRTAKLNVLEKVVLERDGTLDMLRHNFKLAQERMQHQANKHRIVRVEKGSRSLTCIITWRTHLASKNEQIKAFVDAIEIMHKHDQAVNVSTLVEVRKCAECLKKTLGIEKECISSLEIPLHEMRAKCIETKVLSDNKLAKARTMVEDAQKKFIEVEAKTHVIESLHTEATRYHCVVERKLLEVEVCEDDLTLERQSISDRQRFYNKDNCLMDKHC; encoded by the exons ATGGCTACCAACCACCTCAAGTCATTCACATATGAATTACGTACAGCAAAGCTAAATGTTCTGGAGAAGGTTGTTTTGGAGAGGGATGGAACGTTAGATATGCTAAGGCACAATTTCAAGTTGGCTCAAGAAAGGATGCAACATCAAGCAAATAAACATAGAATTGTTCGTGTGGAGAAGGG GTCGAGATCTTTGACCTGCATCATCACATGGAGAACGCATTTGGCTTCCAAGAATGAGCAAATTAAAGCCTTTGTTGATGCAATTGAAATCATGCACAAGCATGATCAGGCTGTCAATGTATCTACTTTAGTTGAAGTTAGGAAATGTGCGGAGTGTTTGAAAAAGACTCTAGGAATTGAGAAAGAATGTATTTCTAGTCTTGAGATACCCTTGCATGAGATGCGTGCAAAATGTATTGAAACAAAGGTTTTATCTGATAATAAATTAGCTAAAGCCCGAACCATGGTAGAAGATGCTCAAAAGAAGTTCATTGAAGTTGAAGCAAAAACGCATGTCATAGAGTCTTTGCATACAGAGGCCACCCGATATCATTGTGTTGTTGAAAGAAAATTGCTTGAGGTTGAAGTATGTGAAGATGATCTGACGCTTGAGAGACAATCTATAAGTGATAGACAAAGGTTTTACAACAAGGACAATTGTTTGATGGACAAGCATTGCTGA
- the LOC120006426 gene encoding pentatricopeptide repeat-containing protein At4g20090-like, which translates to MLCRTGTPHGASFRSSSLSKFFAAILSSPFSDCPTHTNNPPTSLILRNHREVSPSVSSSLVSAICSLLSHNANQTPNLEILLYDYKEMLNSDIVLQILMNYRQLGRVRTIEFFSWAGSQMGFQFDDCVIEYMADFLGRRKLFDDMKCLLVTVFSHKRNISCRVFSICIRFLGRQGRVREALCLFQEMETMFHCKPDNYVYNNMLYVLCKKETSGELIDVALDIFHQIKWPDTYSYSNVLVGLCKFGRYEAVLQVFHEMGRVGLVPTRSAVNALIADLCSLSAKEGAIEKVRVKDARRPFTILVPNVGVQSGAIQPALGVFWAVHSLGLLPSTYVISRLIYELCRLQMVDEALEVLKIVEEKKHNCVEEGYSVVIQALCEKRLVKEASHLFQRMLSKGLKPKLVVYNSILCMQCKLGCLDEAQRVFEIMNKKRCLPDNVTYTALVHAYGEARNWEGAYDILIDMLGLGWILHFHTYSLVDKLLRECGQKDLSIKLKGKLESQILLKHCKMGQLQVVYEKLRSMLDRGFCPPTYVGNACEHAFQQHGSFKIVDELLQKMDKV; encoded by the coding sequence ATGCTTTGCAGGACAGGTACTCCCCATGGAGCTTCCTTTCGCTCTTCAAGTCTTTCCAAGTTCTTCGCTGCTATTCTGTCCTCTCCATTCTCAGATTGCCCAACTCATACCAATAACCCACCCACCTCACTGATACTTCGAAACCATCGGGAGGTCTCACCAAGTGTAAGTTCCTCCCTCGTTTCTGCAATCTGTTCTCTGCTATCTCACAATGCCAATCAAACACCAAACCTTGAAATTTTGTTGTATGATTACAAAGAGATGCTGAATTCTGATATTGTGCTTCAAATCTTGATGAATTATAGGCAATTAGGGAGGGTTAGGACAATAGAGTTCTTTTCTTGGGCTGGTTCCCAAATGGGTTTTCAATTTGATGACTGTGTGATAGAATACATGGCTGATTTCTTGGGTAGGAGGAAACTTTTTGATGATATGAAGTGCCTGCTGGTGACAGTGTTTTCTCATAAGAGAAATATTTCGTGTCGTGTGTTCTCAATTTGCATCCGGTTTTTGGGTAGGCAGGGGAGGGTTCGAGAGGCTCTTTGCTTGTTTCAGGAAATGGAAACTATGTTTCACTGTAAGCCTGATAATTATGTGTACAATAATATGCTCTATGTGCTCTGTAAAAAGGAGACATCGGGGGAATTAATTGATGTTGCTCTTGATATATTTCATCAGATTAAATGGCCTGATACATATTCATATAGTAATGTCCTTGTCGGATTGTGTAAGTTTGGAAGGTATGAGGCTGTCCTTCAAGTTTTCCATGAAATGGGTCGTGTGGGTTTGGTTCCAACTCGGTCTGCTGTGAACGCTCTTATTGCTGATTTGTGTTCATTGAGTGCAAAGGAAGGTGCTATTGAGAAAGTTAGAGTGAAGGATGCTCGTAGGCCCTTTACAATTTTAGTTCCGAATGTGGGTGTGCAGAGTGGTGCTATACAGCCAGCCCTTGGAGTGTTTTGGGCTGTTCATTCCTTGGGTTTGTTGCCGAGTACCTATGTTATAAGCAGGCTCATCTATGAGCTTTGCAGATTGCAGATGGTGGATGAGGCTCTTGAGGTCCTCAAAATTGTGGAGGAGAAGAAGCACAATTGTGTGGAAGAGGGTTACTCTGTTGTCATACAAGCCTTATGTGAAAAGCGTTTGGTGAAGGAAGCGAGCCATTTGTTTCAAAGAATGCTTTCAAAGGGCTTAAAGCCCAAGTTAGTAGTTTATAATTCTATACTTTGCATGCAGTGCAAATTGGGGTGTTTGGATGAGGCTCAAAGGGTTTTTGAAATTATGAATAAGAAAAGATGTCTTCCGGATAATGTTACTTATACTGCTTTAGTCCATGCTTATGGAGAAGCTAGGAATTGGGAGGGTGCTTATGATATATTGATAGATATGTTGGGGTTGGGTTGGATTCTACACTTTCACACATATTCCTTAGTGGATAAACTTTTGAGAGAATGTGGGCAGAAGGATCTGTCTATTAAATTGAAAGGGAAGCTGGAATCGCAAATCTTGCTTAAACACTGTAAAATGGGTCAGTTACAGGTTGTGTATGAAAAGTTAAGATCGATGCTTGATAGGGGCTTCTGCCCACCAACATATGTGGGGAATGCTTGTGAACATGCATTTCAACAGCATGGcagtttcaaaattgttgatGAATTGCTACAGAAGATGGACAAAGTCTGA
- the LOC120005988 gene encoding uncharacterized protein LOC120005988, producing the protein MKPNSGEEASDYLSRYLEVCAEVEGCDETTTVTSFKIGLPDGCKLKESLVLYEPNTIATWQDRVWRYAKVEVTKGERMTSLRKEERESQNERSGQYGRRVSGRAKHNRSKRSSTNSVEFNMPIHKIFYEVRDQRFLVRSPKMLGDPNRRDKKRYYAFHRDVGHMTEECNNLREHLEELSRQGMLAKYLKNNGTENNKTRDNDMIAIVAGGRTMKITVEGHEAKKMRRTGVDITFLDKDLAGVDPAHNYALKTTMIAIYARLQKSLVGR; encoded by the exons ATGAAGCCGAATAGTGGAGAGGAGGCCTCTGACTACTTGTCTAGGTACCTAGAGGTGTGTGCGGAGGTGGAAGGATGTGATGAGACGACGACTGTCACGTCCTTTAAGATTGGGCTACCGGACGGATGTAAGCTCAAGGAGTCACTGGTATTGTATGAGCCTAACACCATAGCTACCTGGCAGGATAGAGTCTGGAGGTACGCAAAGGTTGAAGTAACCAAAGGTGAGAGAATGACCTCACTAAGGAAGGAGGAAAGAGAGTCCCAGAATGAGCGATCTGGACAATATGGCAGAAGGGTCTCAGGACGGGCCAAGCACAACAGGTCAAAAAGAAGTTCGACCAATTCTGTTGAGTTCAACATGCCAATCCACAAGATCTTCTACGAGGTCAGGGATCAACGGTTCCTAGTTCGTTCTCCAAAAATGTTAGGGGATCCAAACAGAAGAGACAAAAAGAGGTATTACGCCTTTCATAGAGATGTGGGCCACATGACTGAGGAGTGTAACAATCTGCGGGAACACCTAGAAGAGCTATCAAGACAAGGGATGCTAGCAAAGTATCTAAAGAATAATGGAACTGAGAACAATAAGACTCGAGATAATGACATGATAGCTATTGTAGCAGGGGGCAGGACGATG AAAATAACGGTCGAGGGCCATGAAGCAAAGAAAATGAGAAGGACTGGAGTAGACATCACATTCTTAGACAAGGATCTGGCTGGAGTGGACCCTGCGCATAATTATGCCCTCAAGACCACCATGATAGCTATTTATGCAAGGTTGCAAAAATCGCTAGTCGGCCGCTAG
- the LOC120005103 gene encoding gamma-secretase subunit APH1-like: MTVAAGIGYALIALGPSLSLFVSVISKKPFLILTVLSSTLLWLISLIILSGVWRAFLPLKSNTWWPYAILIMTSVAFQEGLRLLFWKVYKRLEDILDAFADRVSKPRLFLTDKMQIALAGGLGHGVAHAVFFCLSLLTPAFGPATFFVDKCSQMPFFLISAIIALAFVTIHTFSMVIAFNGYAEGNKVDQLFVPIVHLIAGMLTLVNFASGGCVVGIPLLYFMAIWTLMHCGKMVWGRVTENRSRHGAS; this comes from the exons ATGACGGTAGCGGCTGGGATCGGGTACGCCTTGATAGCGCTTGGACCGTCACTCTCACTCTTCGTCTCTGTTATCTCTAAGAAGCCCTTCTTGATCCTCACCGTCCTTTCCAG CACACTGTTATGGCTTATAAGTTTGATTATTCTATCGGGAGTATGGAGAGCCTTTCTTCCCCTAAAATCAAACACATGGTGGCCTTATGCAATACTGATAATGACATCTGTTGCCTTTCAAGAAGGGTTGCGCCTTCTTTTCTGGAAAGTTTACAA GAGATTGGAGGATATATTGGATGCTTTTGCTGACAGAGTCTCGAAACCACGCTTATTTTTGACTGATAAAATGCAAATTGCTTTAG CTGGTGGTCTAGGTCACGGTGTGGCGCATGCTGTGTTTTTCTGTCTCAGCCTTCTAACACCAGCATTTGGTCCGGCAACATTCTTTGTTGACAAGTGTTCACAGATGCCCTTTTTTCTCATTTCTG CGATCATTGCTCTCGCATTTGTAACAATTCACACATTCTCAATGGTCATTGCTTTTAATGGCTATGCAGAAGGGAATAAAGTGGACCAACTTTTTGTTCCTATAGTTCATCTAATTGCAGGAATGCTG ACACTGGTGAATTTCGCATCTGGCGGTTGCGTTGTTGGGATTCCTCTCCTGTATTTTATGGCTATTTGGACCTTAATGCATTGTGGGAAGATGGTTTGGGGAAGAGTAACAGAAAATCGAAGCAGACATGGTGCTTCATAG
- the LOC120005989 gene encoding uncharacterized protein LOC120005989 — MNAAGWWSNYGGSTPNLKKMAIRILSLTISSLGCERNRSTFEGVHTKKRNRLDSERLNNLVYVQFNAKLVYKKQKVSNDKDVLQAYDCTKAQHWLVDGVDDESDVDPVIGATWEVLDQAVEVNEVLQPRRSTRNAREIGEEEFVSEESSEEDDGCDFESNEERDVPLVEERDEIFENDD, encoded by the exons ATGAATGCAGCTGGGTGGTGGAGTAACTATGGTGGTAGTACACCAAACTTGAAGAAGATGGCAATTAGGATTCTTTCATTGACTATAAGTTCATTGGGTTGTGAGAGGAATCGGAGTACATTCGAAGGG gtgcacactaaaaagaggaatAGACTTGACTCGGAAAGATTgaataacttggtgtatgttcaattcaatgcaaaacttgtctacaagaAGCAAAAAGTGAGCAATGATAAAGATGTCCTTCAAGCATATGATTGTACTAAAGCTCAACATTGGTTGGTTGATGGTGTTGACGACGAGAGTGATGTTGATCCAGTGATCGGAGCAACATGGGAGGTACTTGATCAAGCGGTGGAAGTGAATGAAGTGCTTCAACCTAGAAGGAGCACTAGGAATGCAAGAGAAATTGGTGAGGAAGAGTTTGTGTCGGAGGAGTCGTCCGAAGAAGATGATGGATGTGACTTTGAGTccaatgaagaaagagatgtgCCTCTAGTGGAGGAGCGAGATGAGatttttgagaatgatgattgA
- the LOC120005990 gene encoding uncharacterized protein LOC120005990, which yields MSGGIYRLICHVAGRSSNVRACHKANKEAIKACVETLDGKKKKKIEKQIEESELRNEVSISGGATEMDEDMEVMGSRRRRCDHGPMGRFVEINSHANTDSTKSTKQASLVALIDKKKVIDTQQYIARWAIENGIAFNIIQSDSFKLMTEAIGQFGPGLPMSSRYRLGGPYLKAEVARVKNSLKKHEDEWVISGCSIMTDAWTDRKRRSIMNLCVHCREGISFISSREDSDASHTGTYIFDYVNKCIEDVRPEKVVQVVTDNASNNMAAARLMENKRPNLFWTFCAAHTVNLMLEAIGKLPRFKSAIDTARALTIFIYAHHSTLSMMRKMTKKRDIVRLGVTRFATNYLCLQSLVEKKEQLRLMFASEEWARNSHSKSAKGKVAYATVVSISFWKFMNSCLFVFRPLVKVLRLVDSDRPSMPWLYRELQSTVREIKEDVCSGLEKNYKLIIDIIESKSKGRLDSSLHLVGYLLNPYYFTKNRVDIGDDATIMDAFLDCVEKFFPDDMTTQGIVSDDELIKYKKLKGMFGRKQTIFAYESKGVNEFNPDKS from the coding sequence ATGTCCGGAGGCATCTATCGTCTCATATGTCATGTAGCCGGTAGGTCAAGCAATGTGAGGGCTTGTCATAAAGCCAATAAAGAGGCAATAAAGGCATGTGTTGAGACACTAGatggtaagaagaagaaaaagatagagaagcaaattgaagagTCTGAACTTAGAAATGAAGTTTCGATATCTGGTGGTGCTACGGAGATGGATGAGGATATGGAAGTCATGGGATCAAGGAGGAGAAGATGTGATCATGGGCCTATGGGTAGATTTGTGGAGATTAATTCACATGCAAACACTGATTCTACAAAGTCTACAAAGCAAGCTAGTTTGGTTGCTTTGATAGACAAGAAGAAGGTGATCGATACGCAACAATACATAGCACGGTGGGCCATTGAGAATGGTATTGCTTTCAATATCATTCAAAGTGACAGTTTCAAGCTAATGACAGAGGCTATTGGGCAGTTTGGTCCAGGACTACCTATGTCGAGTAGGTATCGCTTGGGTGGTCCATATTTGAAAGCGGAGGTTGCGAGAGTTAAGAACTCCCTAAAGAAGCATGAAGATGAGTGGGTCATATCCGGTTGTTCCATTATGACTGATGCTTGGACTGACCGTAAAAGAAGGAGCATTATGAACTTGTGTGTTCATTGTAGGGAAGGGATCTCTTTCATTTCCTCAAGGGAGGATTCTGATGCATCCCATACAGGAACCTACATATTTGACTATGTCAATAAATGCATTGAAGATGTAAGGCCGGAAAAGGTTGTGCAAGTTGTGACGGATAACGCTTCTAATAACATGGCAGCTGCACGTTTGATGGAAAATAAAAGACCCAATTTATTTTGGACTTTTTGTGCCGCACATACGGTGAATCTTATGCTTGAGGCAATTGGTAAACTTCCAAGGTTCAAGAGTGCAATTGATACGGCAAGGGCCTTAACCATATTCATATATGCTCATCACTCAACCCTAAGCATGATGAGAAAGATGACGAAGAAGCGTGACATAGTACGGTTGGGTGTGACACGCTTTGCTACTAACTACCTTTGTTTGCAAAGCTTGGTGGAGAAAAAGGAGCAACTAAGACTTATGTTTGCTTCAGAAGAATGGGCCCGAAATTCACATTCTAAGAGTGCGAAGGGAAAAGTGGCATATGCGACAGTTGTTAGCATCTCCTTTTGGAAGTTCATGAactcttgtttgtttgtttttcgtCCATTGGTGAAAGTACTTCGGCTTGTTGATAGTGACAGACCATCTATGCCATGGTTGTATAGAGAACTTCAATCGACGGTAAGAGAGATCAAGGAAGACGTATGTAGTGGACTTGAAAAGAAttataaattgataattgacatAATTGAGAGTAAATCGAAAGGAAGACTTGATTCCTCTTTGCACTTGGTGGGTTACTTGCTTAATCCGTACTACTTTACAAAGAATAGGGTGGATATAGGAGATGATGCAACTATAATGGATGCATTTCTCGATTGTGTGGAAAAGTTCTTCCCCGATGATATGACCACTCAAGGGATAGTGTCTGATGATGAATTGATCAAGTATAAGAAATTGAAGGGAATGTTTGGAAGAAAACAAACCATTTTTGCTTATGAAAGTAAAGGTGTCAATGAGTTCAATCCTGATAAGTCTTAA